A single region of the Etheostoma cragini isolate CJK2018 chromosome 3, CSU_Ecrag_1.0, whole genome shotgun sequence genome encodes:
- the LOC117942297 gene encoding extracellular calcium-sensing receptor-like yields MEYKWVTDKQFVASEAWSTSDDLLKDPATSVVTRGVIGVAIRTDSLLRKASQPPCSGTESLEGVQNHFTDTSQLRVTYNVYLAVYAAAHALHTLLCHGRDSSPGNNSPTCSSPKNIKSIELLQHLNNVNFTTPQGEMFYFQDDDTPAKYDLVNWQNTPEGSLTLVVIGRVDGFDLHLNESAIQWSTKSSQVPTSVCSESCPPGTRKASRKGEPLCCFDCIPCADGEISNQTGSLHCERCPLEFWSNAKRTACIPRHLDFLSFNETLGIALTTAAVSGTMVTTAVFVVFVYYRQTPMVRANNSELSFLLLLSLKLCFMCSLVFIGRPSVWACRFQQAAFGISFVLCVSCLQVKTIVVLAAFRSARPGAETLMKWFGPGQQRGSVCLFSFLQVFICFMWLTLSPPVPQADLDIPGLKVTLKCATASVVGFSLVLGYIGLLACTSLLLAFLARKLPDNFNEAKLITFSMLIFCAVWIAFVPAYVSSPGKYAVAVEIFAILASSYGLLFCIFAPKCFIILLRPDKNTRKHLMAR; encoded by the exons ATGGAATACAAGTGG GTGACTGACAAACAGTTTGTGGCCAGTGAGGCGTGGAGCACAAGTGATGATCTTCTCAAAGATCCGGCCACTTCTGTAGTCACAAGGGGTGTGATTGGTGTGGCCATTCGAA CAGACAGTTTGCTTCGAAAAGCTTCTCAACCACCCTGCAGTGGTACAGAGTCCCTGGAGGGAGTGCAGAATCACTTCACTGATACATCTCAGCTCAGGGTGACCTATAATGTCTACCTTGCTGTTTACGCTGCAGCACACGCCCTTCACACGCTTCTCTGCCATGGCAGAGACAGCTCACCTGGAAACAACAGCCCCACCTGCTCTTctccaaaaaacatcaaatccaTTGAG CTGTTGCAGCACTTAAACAACGTGAATTTCACAACGCCACAgggtgaaatgttttatttccaagACGACGACACTCCAGCAAAGTACGACCTTGTCAACTGGCAGAACACCCCCGAGGGATCACTCACacttgttgtgattggtcgtgtCGATGGATTTGACCTCCACCTAAACGAGTCAGCTATTCAGTGGAGCACCAAGTCCAGTCag GTGCCTACTTCAGTGTGCAGTGAGAGCTGCCCCCCAGGCACCCGAAAGGCCAGCAGGAAAGGAGAACCTCTCTGCTGCTTTGACTGTATCCCATGTGCTGATGGGGAGATTAGCAATCAAACTG GTTCCCTTCACTGTGAGCGTTGTCCATTAGAGTTTTGGTCCAATGCTAAACGAACTGCCTGCATCCCTCGCCACCTGGACTTCCTTTCCTTTAATGAAACTTTGGGGATTGCCCTGACTACAGCAGCTGTGTCTGGTACCATGGTGACAACAGctgtatttgtagtttttgtttacTACCGTCAAACACCTATG GTACGAGCCAACAATTCAGAACTGAGCTTCCTGCTTCTCCTGTCGCTGAAGCTCTGCTTCATGTGCTCACTGGTGTTCATTGGTCGCCCATCAGTCTGGGCTTGTCGGTTCCAGCAGGCAGCTTTTGGGATCAgctttgtactttgtgtttccTGCCTTCAAGTTAAGACCATAGTAGTTCTGGCTGCTTTTCGCTCAGCTCGGCCTGGTGCTGAAACCTTGATGAAGTGGTTTGGTCCGGGCCAACAGAGAGGAAGCGTTtgcctcttttcctttttacag gtttttatttgttttatgtggCTGACACTCAGCCCCCCTGTGCCTCAAGCTGACTTGGATATCCCAGGGTTAAAGGTCACCCTCAAGTGTGCCACGGCCTCTGTGGTGGGCTTCTCTCTGGTTCTAGGTTACATTGGCCTGCTGGCCTGCACCAGTCTCCTTTTGGCCTTTCTTGCTCGTAAACTCCCTGACAACTTCAATGAGGCCAAACTGATCACCTTCAGCATGCTGATATTCTGTGCTGTCTGGATAGCTTTTGTCCCTGCTTATGTTAGCTCTCCTGGAAAATATGCTGTTGCTGTGGAGATTTTTGCAATTCTCGCCTCTAGCTACGGTTTACTTTTCTGTATCTTTGCTCCAAAGTGTTTCATCATTCTTTTGAGGCCAGATAAAAATACTAGGAAACACCTCATGGCTAGGTAG
- the LOC117942299 gene encoding extracellular calcium-sensing receptor-like — MLLYSYFSSAVPSPLYSPSCQLQGEFHLNGMHKAGDVVLGGVFEIHFFSVFPDQSFISEPQEPTCHGFDVLGFRQAQTMAFAIDEINRNSNLLPNVTLGYSLYDNCIQLGIGFRAALSLASDQEKKAVLHETCVGTIDRTPPILGIVGDSSSTRSIAISTVYGLYRIPMVSYFATCSCLSDRQKFPSFFRTIPSDAFQVRAMIQILSHFGWTWAGLLVSDDDYGLHAAQSFQSDLVQTGGGCLAYAEVLPWGNDQAELRRIVDVMKTSTACVVIVFAHESHMINLMEEVVRQNVRGLQWMASEAWTAAAVLQTPHLMPYLGGTLGIAIRRGEIPGLRDFLLQIRPDLQHNNSYGNSIVNQFWENTFQCRFAPPPTGWVEAGGALCTGNEDLDNVETEFLDLSNLRPEYNVYKAAYALAYALDDMLRCVPGRGPFRGHSCGNLQRLEPWQLVYYLEKVNFTTPFGDQVSFDENGDALPIYDIMNWLWLPDGRTKVQNVGAVKESFKDEELILDEDKIFWNFESQQPPQSVCSESCPPGTPFGISFVLCVSCILVKTMVVLAVFKASKPGGGDSLKWFGAVQQRGTVLVLSSIQAAICTAWLVSASPSPHKNTQYYNDKIVYECVVGSTAGFAVLLGYIGLLAILSFLLAFLARNLPDSFNEAKLITFSMLIFCAVWVAFVPAYISSPGKYADALEVFAILASSFGLLVALFGPKCYIILLKPERNTKKAIMGRGIES, encoded by the exons ATGTTGTTGTATTCCTACTTTTCTTCTGCTGTGCCCTCTCCTCTTTATTCCCCCTCCTGCCAGTTACAGGGAGAGTTTCACCTAAATGGGATGCACAAGGCTGGCGATGTGGTTCTGGGTGGGGTGTTTGAGATCcacttcttctctgtctttcctgACCAATCTTTTATCTCAGAGCCACAAGAGCCAACCTGCCATGG ttttgaTGTTCTAGGATTCAGGCAGGCCCAGACCATGGCCTTTGCTATTGATGAGATCAACAGAAACTCCAACCTGCTACCTAATGTGACTCTTGGATACAGTCTTTATGATAACTGCATTCAACTAGGAATCGGGTTCCGCGCAGCGTTGTCATTAGCCAGTGATCAAGAGAAGAAGGCTGTGTTACATGAAACCTGTGTAggaaccatagacc GAACCCCTCCAATCCTAGGGATTGTGGGTGATTCTTCCTCTACCCGTTCTATTGCCATCTCCACTGTCTATGGTTTGTATAGAATACCTATG GTGAGTTATTTTGCTACATGTTCGTGCCTGAGTGACCGGCAAAAGTTTCCATCCTTCTTTAGGACCATTCCAAGTGATGCTTTCCAG GTGCGTGCTATGATTCAGATTCTCAGTCACTTTGGCTGGACTTGGGCAGGTCTGCTGGTCAGCGATGATGACTATGGACTCCACGCTGCCCAATCCTTCCAATCTGACCTGGTTCAGACTGGAGGAGGTTGTCTGGCCTACGCAGAGGTTTTGCCTTGGGGCAATGACCAAGCTGAACTAAGGAGGATTGTGGATGTAATGAAGACATCAACAGCTTGTGTGGTCATTGTGTTTGCACATGAGAGCCACATGATTAACCTCATGGAAGAG GTGGTGAGGCAGAATGTGAGAGGCCTGCAGTGGATGGCCAGTGAAGCCTGGACAGCAGCTGCTGTGCTGCAGACCCCCCACCTAATGCCATACCTGGGTGGCACGCTGGGCATTGCCATCCGCCGTGGAGAAATACCAGGGTTAAGGGACTTCCTGTTACAAATACGTCCTGAcctacaacacaacaacagctaTGGAAATAGCATT gTAAATCAGTTTTGGGAGAACACCTTTCAGTGTAGATTTGCACCCCCTCCAACAGGTTGGGTGGAAGCTGGGGGAGCACTATGCACTGGAAATGAAGATCTAGACAATGTGGAAACTGAGTTCCTGGACCTTTCCAACCTCAGGCCAGAATATAATGTGTACAAGGCTGCGTATGCCTTGGCGTACGCCCTCGATGACATGCTGCGCTGTGTGCCAGGGAGAGGGCCTTTCAGAGGACACAGCTGTGGCAATTTGCAAAGACTGGAGCCATGGCAG CTTGTGTATTACTTGGAAAAGGTTAACTTCACAACACCATTTGGTGACCAAGTGTCATTTGATGAGAATGGTGATGCCTTACCAATATATGATATCATGAACTGGCTGTGGCTCCCTGATGGAAGGACTAAAGTTCAGAATGTGGGTGCAGTTAAAGAGTCATTCAAAGATGAAGAGCTAATTCTTGATGAAGACAAAATCTTCTGGAACTTTGAATCACAACAG CCACCCCAGTCAGTGTGCAGCGAGAGCTGTCCTCCAGGTACCC CATTTGGAATCAGCTTTGTACTTTGTGTCTCATGCATCCTGGTAAAAACCATGGTGGTTCTGGCTGTGTTCAAAGCATCAAAGCCAGGAGGTGGAGACAGTCTAAAATGGTTTGGTGCTGTGCAGCAGAGAGGGACAGTTCTGGTACTTTCTTCTATTCAGGCAGCAATTTGCACTGCCTGGCTTGTCTCTGCCTCACCATCTCCTCATAAAAACACTCAATACTATAATGACAAGATAGTTTATGAGTGTGTAGTTGGGTCCACAGCGGGGTTTGCTGTGTTACTCGGCTATATTGGATTACTGGCTATTCTTAGCTTCCTGTTAGCATTTCTGGCGAGGAATCTTCCAGATAGTTTTAATGAAGCCAAACTCATCACTTTCAGCATGCTGATCTTCTGTGCTGTGTGGGTTGCATTTGTTCCTGCTTATATCAGCTCACCAGGCAAATATGCAGATGCATTGGAGGTATTTGCCATCCTGGCCTCCAGTTTTGGCCTTTTGGTGGCACTGTTTGGACCCAAATGTTACATAATCCTGCTGAAAccagagagaaacacaaagaaagccatCATGGGTCGGGGCATTGAGTCATAA